AATCGGCGCATTGTGAGATCATCTGTATCGTGAGCCCTGTATTGCGTATCGAATCGTATCTAGAGGTACCCTGCGATTCACATCCCTTGTGTCCGCTTCAagaattgctcttgagaaattttatgtTCATTGTTCCagcctactgttaaatgagatttacacCCATTTTATGGACACGCTCCAAATTGACGCCCTTGCGAGGAACGTGATAGGTCGAGAAGGTTCAAGCTTCAAGCTAGTTTTGGAGCAGTTTTGCATAAAtgcaagtttaattttcactttaaacaacttctgattgcatttcaaGTGATAAGTATTGTGGttcttaaatatgtgattagtaaTAGCAAAAATGCTCTCATTCTTCTGTTACGctgcttttctgttttcttcGGACAGAAGAAAACCTGCTTATCTTTTTGGTAAAAACTTACCAAAAAAACTTACCAGACTTATAAAAACCTTcctgaaacaagttggagtgctggggtagtgtatcgagcacagaaataccacGTCATACAtgcaacttgttttttgactagttgaccatgttaagcatgagaattctgtatgtttaacattgtaaataagtcagaatgcatgaaacaccattgcatcttaaaaaaattcaacagtgCAATGCAAAACAACAGGTTTATTTTCAGTTAGGTGAAATTAGTGAATAATGTTTCtagaatatttacattaaaagcaAATGATTTGCAAAGTGTAAACACAGAAGAAAGGGTCTGACTCATGTGTTCTTTTATCCAGTAtgaattctcatgtggttcGTAAGAGTAGCTTTTCGTTTGAAACTCCTTCCACACTGGACACATGTGaatggcttttctccagtgtgagttctcatgtgtTGCTCTAGAATACTTTTtcttgtgaaactctttccacactgaagacatgTGTATGCCCGCtgtccagtgtgaattctcatgtggacCTTAAGACTATTTTTTTGTGAGAAACTCAATTCACATTCAACACATGCGTATGGCCGTCCTCTAGTGTGAATGCGTACATGTTCCTCAAGACTGCTTTTTCTTGTgaagctctttccacactgaacacatgtgtatggacgctctccagtgtgaattctcatgtgctcCTCTAGGCGAGGTTTgtatgtgaaactctttccacactgaacacatgtgtatggacgctctccagtgtgaattctcatgtgctcCTCTAGGCGAGGTTTgtatgtgaaactctttccacactgaacacatgtgtatGGAGGCTCTCCattgtgaattctcatgtggccATCTAGATAACCTTTTTTTgagaaactctttccacactgaacacatgcatACAGCTTTTCTCCCgtgtgagttctcatgtgtTCCTCTAGAGTTATTTTTTGTCTGAAACtatttccacactgaacacatgtgaatggcttttctccagtgtgaattctcatgtggacCTTAAGACAATTTGTTTGTGTGAAacactttccacactgaacacatgcatATGGACGCTCTCCTGTGTGAATTCTGATGTGGACCTCTAGATGACTTTTTCTAgagaaactctttccacactgagggcaggtgaatggcttttctccagtgtgaattctcatgtgttccTCTAGATGACCTTTTCCtgtgaaactcttttcacactgagggCAGGTGAAGGACTTTTCTTCAGTGTGGATTCTTATGTGCTTCACAAGCTGCTCTTCACTTCTTAATCTCTTTCCACAATGAGGACATACTGACACCGTTGTTTCTTTCGGTTCCATTAGGTCTAAAATGAATCGAAAGaagcatatatatttattaggcTGGTTAACATTGAACACATCCAATTAAAggcacaacatttacatttttttgctttaaaatatctaaaaaccCCCATTACAGTGTTTGTTCATCtaaagcagtggttcccaaacatTTTACAATGTCGCAACCCCCCAGGGATTTAACATCATTCTGAGTACCCCTTTTCTTGCAGTCACAATTGTGGTCTtgaaaagtttttcattttcatttgaagtACATTTTCCTTCTTAAAATATGATCTTTTATCAAACACAGCATTAGTATATAactaatcaaatatattttaaataaatgactcaTTGgttaatcagaatcagaagagctttaaTGCCAAATGTGTttgcacacacaaggaattttctttggtgttggaagcttctggtacagacattcaacacaatgataatataaatataataagatttacagtctaaaatattttaaaatattcatatataaaataaaagactattTTACAGATGGGGGATAATAACATAAGAGACATTGTACAGTGTAGTATACAGCAGAATATACCAGATTTTATGTACACGTGTGCAAATTGATGATGATGTAAGTATAAACATgtagaaataaaatgtctgaGCCATACCAAACAGTTAATGAAGTTCAAAGAACAGATTCAATGACCGCTGAGTAGAACTGGGTCAGTAGCTCCTTTGGTAGGTTGTAAAGAAGGCCCAGCAGAGGTTATACTTCCTTCATCAAATGAGGAAGTATAACCTCTGCTGGGCCTTCTTTACAATGGAGTCTATGTGAGActcccacttcaggtcctgagacATGGTGGAGCCCAGGATCCTGAATGACTCCACAGAATCCACAGTG
This region of Triplophysa dalaica isolate WHDGS20190420 chromosome 7, ASM1584641v1, whole genome shotgun sequence genomic DNA includes:
- the LOC130425947 gene encoding gastrula zinc finger protein XlCGF8.2DB-like isoform X2, which codes for MEPKETTVSVCPHCGKRLRSEEQLVKHIRIHTEEKSFTCPQCEKSFTGKGHLEEHMRIHTGEKPFTCPQCGKSFSRKSHLEVHIRIHTGERPYACVQCGKCFTQTNCLKVHMRIHTGEKPFTCVQCGNSFRQKITLEEHMRTHTGEKLYACVQCGKSFSKKGYLDGHMRIHNGEPPYTCVQCGKSFTYKPRLEEHMRIHTGERPYTCVQCGKSFTYKPRLEEHMRIHTGERPYTCVQCGKSFTRKSSLEEHVRIHTRGRPYACVECELSFSQKNSLKVHMRIHTGQRAYTCLQCGKSFTRKSILEQHMRTHTGEKPFTCVQCGRSFKRKATLTNHMRIHTG
- the LOC130425947 gene encoding gastrula zinc finger protein XlCGF8.2DB-like isoform X1 encodes the protein MRLIAECVGLVKQYRKKKEGRGEENVKIFKHKGLTDTSTMKNKDAAEQRDLMEPKETTVSVCPHCGKRLRSEEQLVKHIRIHTEEKSFTCPQCEKSFTGKGHLEEHMRIHTGEKPFTCPQCGKSFSRKSHLEVHIRIHTGERPYACVQCGKCFTQTNCLKVHMRIHTGEKPFTCVQCGNSFRQKITLEEHMRTHTGEKLYACVQCGKSFSKKGYLDGHMRIHNGEPPYTCVQCGKSFTYKPRLEEHMRIHTGERPYTCVQCGKSFTYKPRLEEHMRIHTGERPYTCVQCGKSFTRKSSLEEHVRIHTRGRPYACVECELSFSQKNSLKVHMRIHTGQRAYTCLQCGKSFTRKSILEQHMRTHTGEKPFTCVQCGRSFKRKATLTNHMRIHTG